The Paracoccus seriniphilus genome includes a window with the following:
- a CDS encoding ABC transporter ATP-binding protein, translated as MTKVQLNAVRKQFGAFVAIENIDLDIESGELVALLGPSGCGKTTTLRMIAGLERPSGGAILFDGKDVSEQPVQDRNVGMVFQRYALFPHMTVEKNVAFGLSVRGTPRDEIGERLEEILDVVQLTQFRHRFPAQLSGGQMQRVAIARTLITKPSVLMMDEPLANLDTKLRGEMRRFIRDLQQRFGITTIFVTHDQVEAMELADRVAVIFNGHLAQYDAPAKLYQQPANLDVADFMGASNIVPGRMKSHELVETAIGEIRVASRAGFDSGKDVQVMLRGEAIDLLTSQPARGGVAGRVVARDFFGASVNYNIDCGTHQITVSEQARRLVDVGTPVWLSIDPERVWLL; from the coding sequence GTGACCAAGGTTCAGCTCAATGCCGTTCGCAAGCAGTTCGGTGCATTCGTGGCGATCGAGAATATCGATCTGGACATCGAATCCGGAGAACTGGTGGCGCTGCTTGGCCCGTCGGGCTGCGGCAAGACGACGACGCTGCGCATGATCGCCGGGCTGGAACGCCCCAGCGGCGGCGCGATCCTGTTTGACGGCAAGGACGTGTCCGAACAGCCGGTCCAAGACCGCAATGTCGGCATGGTCTTTCAGCGCTACGCGTTGTTTCCGCATATGACCGTGGAAAAGAATGTCGCCTTCGGGCTGAGCGTGCGGGGCACTCCGCGGGACGAGATCGGCGAACGGCTGGAAGAAATCCTTGATGTCGTGCAGCTGACGCAGTTCCGGCACCGCTTTCCCGCGCAGCTTTCGGGAGGGCAGATGCAGCGGGTGGCGATTGCGCGGACATTGATCACCAAGCCCTCGGTGCTGATGATGGATGAGCCACTGGCCAATCTGGATACCAAGCTGCGGGGCGAGATGCGCCGCTTTATCCGCGATCTGCAGCAGCGGTTTGGCATCACCACCATCTTCGTCACCCATGATCAGGTCGAGGCGATGGAGCTGGCCGACCGCGTGGCGGTGATCTTCAACGGCCATCTGGCACAATATGACGCGCCCGCCAAATTGTATCAGCAGCCCGCCAATCTGGATGTGGCCGATTTCATGGGGGCCAGCAATATCGTGCCCGGACGCATGAAATCCCATGAACTGGTGGAAACCGCCATTGGCGAGATCCGGGTTGCATCGCGCGCCGGCTTTGACTCTGGCAAGGATGTGCAGGTGATGCTGCGCGGTGAAGCGATTGACCTGTTGACCAGCCAGCCCGCGCGGGGAGGCGTAGCGGGCCGGGTGGTGGCCCGCGATTTCTTCGGGGCCAGCGTCAATTACAACATCGACTGCGGCACGCATCAGATCACGGTCAGCGAACAGGCGCGGCGACTGGTGGATGTCGGCACGCCGGTCTGGCTGAGTATCGATCCCGAAAGGGTCTGGCTTCTTTGA
- a CDS encoding ABC transporter substrate-binding protein, translating to MKITAIYTSLLALVAAGAVHADTAQFREAFLAGEVDWAAVEAQAKDEGSVNLYYWGGSDLLNVWMDRVVAPALESQGVELNPVRITSTKDAVDLVLAEQNSGASEGSVDMIWLNGENFATLKRQDALFGSFAPLLPNAANLEWNPEDERSVLNLRDFGVETGGAEIPWSGEQYVCAYNADRVAAEDVPSTFEALRSYLEENPGKFTYIKPPHYIGNTFVQEAIYAHNPDGTGAEPFQQSSDQIPAAELARLITPGMEYLRDLEPLLLDAAGGSPRYPEDNAALDGLFLNGEVDFSCTFGLYAVATGLATGSYPEAAQQFIFPEGHMIKNKNYLAIPVNAPHPAASLVLANWMTSVEAQASKLQQTGMPSGIDSWKLDEAGAKAIAEASPGLVGVEQDALDANAAPDTNATLVDVIEATWLEYIERDSSDPIETIVARAYENLAK from the coding sequence ATGAAGATCACCGCAATTTACACGAGCCTGCTTGCGCTTGTCGCAGCCGGGGCCGTGCATGCCGATACGGCGCAGTTTCGCGAAGCGTTTCTGGCTGGCGAGGTCGACTGGGCTGCCGTCGAGGCGCAGGCCAAGGATGAAGGCAGCGTCAATCTGTATTACTGGGGCGGGTCGGACCTGCTGAATGTGTGGATGGATCGGGTGGTGGCCCCGGCGCTGGAAAGCCAGGGCGTCGAGCTGAACCCGGTGCGTATCACCAGCACCAAGGATGCGGTCGATCTGGTTCTGGCCGAGCAGAATTCCGGCGCCAGCGAAGGCAGCGTCGACATGATCTGGCTCAATGGCGAGAACTTTGCCACGCTCAAGCGGCAGGATGCGCTGTTTGGCAGCTTTGCTCCGCTGTTGCCCAATGCGGCCAATCTTGAATGGAACCCCGAGGATGAGCGCTCGGTCCTGAATCTGCGCGATTTCGGGGTCGAGACGGGTGGCGCCGAAATCCCCTGGTCGGGCGAGCAATATGTCTGCGCCTATAATGCCGACCGCGTGGCGGCAGAGGATGTGCCTTCGACCTTCGAGGCGCTGCGCAGCTATCTGGAAGAAAATCCCGGCAAGTTCACCTATATCAAGCCGCCGCATTATATCGGCAATACCTTCGTGCAAGAGGCGATCTACGCGCATAATCCCGATGGCACCGGCGCGGAACCGTTTCAGCAATCCTCCGATCAGATCCCGGCTGCGGAACTGGCGCGGCTGATCACGCCGGGCATGGAGTATCTGCGCGATCTGGAACCGCTGTTGCTGGATGCGGCTGGCGGATCGCCGCGCTATCCCGAAGACAATGCCGCGCTGGACGGGCTGTTCCTGAATGGCGAAGTGGATTTCAGCTGCACCTTCGGCCTGTATGCCGTGGCGACAGGGCTGGCCACAGGGTCCTATCCAGAGGCGGCGCAGCAATTCATCTTTCCCGAAGGCCATATGATCAAGAACAAGAACTATCTTGCGATTCCGGTGAATGCTCCGCATCCGGCCGCATCGCTTGTTCTGGCCAACTGGATGACCTCGGTCGAAGCCCAGGCCTCGAAGCTGCAACAGACCGGAATGCCCTCGGGTATCGACAGCTGGAAGCTGGACGAGGCCGGTGCAAAGGCGATTGCCGAGGCATCGCCGGGACTGGTCGGTGTCGAGCAGGACGCGCTTGATGCCAACGCCGCACCCGATACCAATGCCACGCTGGTCGATGTGATCGAGGCGACCTGGCTGGAATATATCGAACGCGACAGCTCGGACCCGATCGAGACGATCGTGGCCCGTGCCTACGAAAATCTGGCGAAGTAA
- a CDS encoding ABC transporter permease has protein sequence MSVSSPPAPSARLTARERRTRFWQMVQLMPIMAILVLLFGGALVLAILQSLGFAPWFGVNTFPDFSYFGALWGSSTFWASLGLTLYYATVSTVLALILGILLALALVKTFPSKTFYKYLYKLPLMIPYTVGIALAVLMLSNGGMLSRLAAFFGMIDDPSQFPQILKTHYGWGIIAVYVWKQTPFITLAVYAVLLGIGRETEEAAAILGASRRTIFFRVTLPQILPGVVSSTLICFAFNVGAFEAPFILGGGFPDTLPVVAWRYFNDADYTLQLQGMATVVSIGLVAGVILFGYLAAYRRYERRMGRN, from the coding sequence ATGTCCGTTTCATCGCCGCCCGCCCCCAGCGCAAGGCTGACCGCGCGTGAGCGCCGCACCCGGTTCTGGCAGATGGTCCAGCTTATGCCGATCATGGCCATTCTGGTGTTGCTGTTCGGCGGTGCGCTGGTGCTGGCGATCCTGCAATCGCTGGGTTTTGCCCCCTGGTTCGGGGTGAATACCTTCCCTGATTTCAGCTATTTCGGGGCGCTCTGGGGGTCTTCAACCTTCTGGGCATCGCTGGGGCTGACGCTGTATTACGCGACGGTTTCGACCGTGCTGGCGCTGATCCTTGGCATTCTTCTGGCCTTGGCGCTGGTGAAGACCTTTCCCAGCAAGACCTTCTACAAATATCTCTACAAGCTGCCGCTGATGATCCCCTATACGGTCGGCATCGCGCTGGCGGTCCTGATGCTGTCCAATGGCGGGATGCTGTCGCGCCTTGCGGCCTTTTTCGGGATGATCGACGATCCCTCGCAATTTCCCCAGATCCTGAAAACCCATTACGGCTGGGGCATCATTGCGGTCTATGTATGGAAGCAGACCCCTTTCATCACGCTGGCTGTCTATGCGGTTCTGCTGGGCATCGGGCGCGAAACCGAAGAGGCGGCGGCAATCCTTGGGGCCAGCCGACGCACGATATTCTTTCGCGTGACCCTGCCCCAGATCCTGCCGGGCGTGGTGTCCTCGACGCTGATCTGCTTTGCCTTCAATGTCGGTGCCTTCGAAGCGCCCTTCATTCTGGGCGGCGGTTTCCCCGATACGCTGCCGGTGGTGGCATGGCGCTATTTCAATGACGCCGATTACACCTTGCAGCTTCAGGGCATGGCCACGGTGGTGTCCATCGGACTGGTCGCCGGGGTGATCCTGTTTGGCTATCTCGCGGCCTATCGCCGCTATGAACGACGCATGGGACGGAACTGA
- a CDS encoding ABC transporter permease, whose protein sequence is MAKKFNIALSSRLSPFQKFYLLVIAGFILGPFIPLIIQSFAFRWAWPDLLPGTWWLEQREKAMAPLAWDYVLSPYSRVWEATVNTVFIGTIVTVICLAICLPAARVLAREKFRGKSAFEFFLSLPLIVPEAAIGIALLMMFIRLGLAGSYVGIILAHLIPTIPYMVRMLTAVYQGLGRDFEEQAMILGASRWQVLRLVTLPMLLPGVVAGALFTFLVSTNIFLLTFFLGQGQIVTLPTLLFSKIAGGTLDASAAGITLIVTLPGIILLIISERFIKEEAFGKGFGN, encoded by the coding sequence ATGGCCAAGAAATTCAATATCGCGTTGTCCAGCCGGCTTTCGCCGTTCCAGAAATTCTATCTGCTGGTGATTGCCGGGTTCATCCTTGGCCCCTTCATCCCGCTGATCATCCAGAGCTTTGCCTTCCGTTGGGCCTGGCCCGATCTGCTGCCGGGCACATGGTGGCTGGAGCAACGCGAAAAGGCGATGGCACCGCTGGCCTGGGATTATGTGCTGTCGCCCTATAGCCGCGTCTGGGAGGCAACGGTCAATACCGTGTTCATCGGCACCATCGTCACGGTGATCTGTCTGGCGATCTGTCTGCCTGCCGCCCGCGTTCTCGCGCGCGAGAAGTTCCGGGGCAAAAGCGCCTTCGAGTTCTTTCTGTCGCTGCCCCTGATCGTGCCCGAGGCGGCCATCGGCATCGCCCTGCTGATGATGTTCATCCGGCTGGGGCTGGCGGGCAGCTATGTCGGCATCATCCTTGCCCATCTGATCCCCACGATCCCCTATATGGTGCGGATGCTGACCGCCGTTTATCAGGGGCTTGGCCGCGATTTCGAGGAACAGGCGATGATCCTTGGCGCCAGCCGCTGGCAGGTTCTGCGCCTTGTGACGCTGCCCATGCTGCTGCCCGGTGTGGTGGCGGGGGCGCTGTTCACCTTCCTGGTATCGACCAATATCTTCCTGCTGACCTTCTTTCTGGGGCAGGGCCAGATCGTCACCCTGCCGACGCTGCTGTTCTCGAAGATCGCGGGCGGCACGCTGGATGCCTCGGCTGCCGGCATCACCCTGATCGTGACCCTGCCGGGGATCATTCTGCTCATCATTTCGGAACGCTTCATCAAGGAAGAGGCTTTCGGCAAGGGCTTTGGAAATTAA
- a CDS encoding nucleoside hydrolase, translating to MTTPLSILERFPKLDDAFVEGRLGRPGPSPRVIIDTDTANEIDDQYALAWALLSPERLELEGVTAVPFSFAHHREELIESVAALRAASDADSKDKFMGGLGGWAQRLIEQDRRAEEVKFVGPDEGVELSYQEILRVFDKCGVPAEGKVFRGSPGYLQGLDAPIDTPAARFIIERARADDDRPLYILAMGALTNIASALLMAPDIIEKIVVVWTSGFPSYAPFSNVPSLNLVQDRLASQLLFDCAVPHVYLPGYHVGAQLKLSLPEMERFVQDKGAIGAYLHHLYTNNPLHEMFAITGAETKTWVIWDVINVAWLFDEKYVSTHMTRSPLLDDGLFWRHPEGRHPMLEAYDLDRDAIFEDMYRALDRAPA from the coding sequence ATGACCACCCCGCTTTCCATTCTCGAAAGGTTTCCAAAGCTTGACGATGCCTTCGTCGAGGGCCGCCTTGGCCGTCCCGGTCCATCGCCGCGGGTGATCATCGACACCGACACCGCCAATGAGATCGACGATCAATATGCGCTGGCATGGGCCTTGCTGTCGCCCGAGCGGCTGGAACTGGAGGGCGTCACCGCCGTGCCCTTCAGCTTTGCCCATCACCGCGAAGAGCTGATCGAGTCGGTTGCCGCGCTGCGCGCGGCCTCGGATGCGGACAGCAAGGACAAGTTCATGGGCGGTCTGGGCGGCTGGGCACAGCGCCTGATCGAACAGGATCGCCGCGCCGAAGAGGTGAAATTCGTCGGCCCCGACGAGGGTGTCGAACTGTCCTATCAAGAGATCCTGCGCGTCTTTGACAAATGCGGCGTCCCCGCCGAGGGCAAGGTCTTTCGGGGCAGCCCCGGCTATCTGCAAGGTCTGGATGCGCCCATCGACACGCCGGCCGCGCGTTTCATCATTGAACGGGCGCGTGCGGATGACGACCGTCCGCTCTATATTCTGGCGATGGGCGCGCTGACCAATATCGCCTCGGCGCTGCTGATGGCCCCTGACATCATCGAAAAGATCGTCGTGGTCTGGACCTCGGGCTTTCCATCCTATGCGCCCTTCAGCAATGTGCCCTCGCTGAATCTTGTGCAGGACCGTCTGGCTTCGCAACTGCTGTTTGATTGCGCTGTGCCCCATGTCTATCTGCCCGGTTATCATGTCGGCGCGCAGTTGAAGCTGTCGTTGCCCGAGATGGAGCGTTTCGTCCAGGACAAGGGCGCGATCGGCGCCTATCTGCATCACCTTTATACCAACAATCCGCTGCACGAGATGTTCGCCATCACCGGCGCGGAAACCAAGACCTGGGTGATCTGGGATGTGATCAATGTCGCATGGCTGTTTGACGAGAAATATGTGTCCACGCATATGACCCGTTCGCCGCTGCTGGATGACGGGCTGTTCTGGCGCCATCCCGAGGGCCGTCATCCGATGCTGGAGGCCTATGATCTGGATCGCGATGCGATTTTCGAGGACATGTATCGCGCATTGGATCGCGCCCCGGCCTAG
- a CDS encoding ABC transporter substrate-binding protein, with protein sequence MRHLVLAALVTLGLTTQSHAYEIEEQQIFGAGAKEISVLSTTDLAAISQVMQAFADARPDLRIRYDQAASIEVFRAIHDEAVPYDLVMSSAMDLQMKLANDGFAASIMPKLGNLPAWARWRDQLFGVALEPVVTLASRRGLGDLPVPHTRRDLIAMMREHPDALNGRIATYDPQQSGVGYFLISQDSRESEGFWRLAEVMGRLNTRLFCCSVEMIDELRAGRITIAYNVVASYASRFTPGDPDLVQLALEDYTFAIVRSALVPSNANDPQGATDLLSFLLSDVAQRQIASDAGVALMPGLGPEPSAHLRPIRLDTGLLVYGDQLRRAGLLAEWNAAMVQP encoded by the coding sequence ATGCGCCATCTTGTTCTTGCCGCTCTTGTAACGCTTGGCCTGACCACGCAGAGCCACGCCTATGAGATCGAGGAACAGCAGATCTTCGGCGCTGGCGCGAAAGAGATATCGGTTCTGTCGACAACCGATCTGGCCGCCATAAGCCAGGTGATGCAGGCCTTCGCGGATGCCCGCCCCGATCTGCGCATCCGTTACGATCAGGCCGCCAGCATCGAGGTCTTCCGTGCGATACATGACGAGGCGGTGCCCTATGATCTGGTCATGTCCTCGGCAATGGATCTGCAGATGAAACTGGCCAATGACGGTTTCGCGGCATCGATCATGCCAAAGCTGGGCAATCTGCCCGCATGGGCGCGCTGGCGCGATCAGCTTTTCGGCGTCGCGCTGGAGCCGGTGGTGACACTGGCATCGCGTCGTGGTCTTGGCGATCTGCCGGTGCCGCATACAAGGCGCGACCTGATCGCCATGATGCGCGAACATCCCGATGCGCTGAACGGTCGTATCGCGACCTATGATCCGCAGCAATCGGGGGTCGGCTATTTCCTGATCTCGCAGGACAGCCGCGAATCCGAAGGGTTCTGGCGTCTTGCCGAGGTCATGGGTCGGCTGAACACGCGGCTGTTCTGCTGTTCCGTCGAGATGATCGACGAATTGCGCGCCGGACGGATTACCATCGCCTATAATGTCGTCGCCAGCTATGCGTCGCGCTTCACGCCCGGCGATCCCGATCTGGTGCAGCTGGCGCTTGAGGATTACACATTCGCGATTGTCCGTTCGGCGCTGGTTCCATCGAATGCGAATGACCCGCAGGGCGCGACCGACCTGCTGTCTTTCCTGCTGTCGGATGTCGCGCAACGGCAGATCGCCAGCGATGCGGGCGTCGCCCTGATGCCCGGCCTTGGTCCCGAACCTTCGGCGCATTTGCGACCGATCCGGCTGGATACCGGCCTGCTGGTCTATGGCGATCAGCTGCGGCGGGCCGGGCTGCTGGCGGAATGGAATGCCGCCATGGTGCAGCCATAG
- a CDS encoding sensor histidine kinase, translated as MRPLQPRPAGFSLRRRLVWQFVALFLLLVVALFFAVRFAAERASRASQDAILGAAVISVGDGIRAVDEGLALDLPYATFSMLGAMGDERIFYSLMIGDRLVTGYPALPQPPHAPDDLSPVFYSGDYQDSRLRLAAITRRVRLDNRMQEIAVTLGQTRDGQATIARDTARSAAWIGLGFLALAVPLALWTTRAVIRPVDRLAEAVARRGPHDLRPVRHPTPRELVPLVGSLNDFIARLRGALKLTETFIFEAAHRIRTPLSLVRTEAEMALAETSDEVTRARLRRMVRAIGESSRSANQILDHAMVLYRSEQFLTTQVDFAMLTRSVLRSVQPIAEMRDIEILNEGLDESCPVQADERMIEVALRNLLDNALKYSRSEGQVRIRLDKAEGMARLTITDEGRGLSASDSNLTARFQRGSNVSDIVGSGLGLTIVAGVAAAHRGKFTLEPGKEKGACAILFLPLL; from the coding sequence ATGAGACCGCTGCAGCCGCGCCCGGCCGGATTCTCGCTGCGGCGCAGGCTGGTCTGGCAATTCGTCGCCCTGTTTCTCTTGCTGGTCGTGGCGCTGTTCTTTGCGGTGCGCTTTGCGGCCGAACGCGCCTCTCGTGCCAGTCAGGACGCCATTCTGGGCGCGGCGGTGATCTCGGTCGGCGACGGCATCCGGGCTGTGGACGAAGGGCTGGCGCTGGATCTGCCCTATGCGACATTCTCGATGCTGGGCGCGATGGGGGATGAACGGATCTTCTACAGCCTGATGATCGGGGATCGTCTGGTGACGGGCTATCCGGCGCTGCCACAGCCGCCACACGCACCGGATGATCTGTCGCCGGTCTTTTACAGCGGAGACTATCAGGACAGCAGGCTGAGACTGGCGGCGATTACCCGGCGCGTGCGGCTGGACAACCGGATGCAGGAAATCGCCGTGACATTGGGCCAGACGCGCGATGGTCAGGCGACCATCGCACGTGACACAGCACGCAGCGCAGCATGGATCGGGCTGGGATTTCTGGCGCTTGCCGTGCCGCTGGCGCTGTGGACCACCCGCGCGGTGATCCGCCCCGTGGATCGTCTGGCCGAGGCCGTCGCCCGGCGCGGGCCGCATGATCTGCGCCCGGTCCGCCATCCCACCCCGCGCGAGCTGGTGCCGCTGGTGGGCTCGCTGAACGACTTCATCGCCCGGCTTCGCGGCGCGCTGAAGCTGACCGAAACCTTCATCTTTGAAGCCGCGCATCGCATTCGCACGCCCCTGTCTCTGGTGCGAACCGAGGCAGAAATGGCGCTGGCCGAAACCTCGGACGAGGTGACACGGGCACGGCTGCGGCGGATGGTGCGCGCCATCGGGGAAAGCAGCCGCTCGGCGAACCAGATCCTCGATCATGCGATGGTTCTGTATCGCAGCGAACAATTCCTGACGACACAGGTAGATTTCGCCATGCTGACGCGCTCGGTGCTGCGTTCGGTCCAGCCCATCGCCGAAATGCGCGACATCGAGATCCTGAACGAGGGTCTGGACGAAAGCTGCCCCGTTCAGGCCGATGAGCGGATGATCGAGGTCGCGCTGCGCAACCTGCTGGACAATGCATTGAAATACTCCCGAAGCGAGGGTCAGGTGCGAATCCGGCTGGACAAGGCCGAGGGCATGGCCCGGCTGACGATCACCGATGAAGGCCGGGGCTTGTCCGCATCCGACAGCAATCTGACCGCGCGCTTCCAGCGTGGCAGCAATGTCAGCGACATTGTCGGATCGGGTCTGGGACTGACCATCGTCGCCGGGGTGGCCGCAGCCCATCGCGGCAAATTCACCCTTGAACCGGGAAAGGAGAAAGGCGCATGCGCCATCTTGTTCTTGCCGCTCTTGTAA
- a CDS encoding response regulator transcription factor — MRFLLVEDSDELAAAVASRLAMDGHGVDRAGTLGEAKEFLATAPYDLILLDISLPDGDGRDFLARERAARHNTPVIMMTASASVSDRVSTLDQGADDYITKPFDFAELQARCRAVLRRHQGVADSRQHYAGFIFDALAANITIGDEVRELRARELRLLEILLSRPGQAYSKAHLIDRLFSFDEEISDNAIEVYVGRLRRKLEGSGARLETLRGVGYRLIPE, encoded by the coding sequence ATGCGGTTTCTTCTTGTCGAAGACAGCGATGAACTGGCTGCCGCCGTGGCGTCACGTCTGGCGATGGACGGGCATGGTGTGGACCGCGCGGGCACATTGGGCGAGGCAAAGGAATTTCTGGCAACCGCCCCCTATGACCTGATCCTGCTGGATATTTCCCTGCCAGATGGCGATGGCCGCGACTTTCTGGCGCGCGAACGCGCGGCGCGGCACAACACGCCTGTCATCATGATGACCGCCAGCGCCTCGGTCAGCGACCGGGTCAGCACGCTGGATCAGGGTGCCGATGATTATATCACCAAACCCTTCGATTTCGCCGAATTGCAGGCCCGCTGCCGCGCCGTCCTGCGCCGCCATCAGGGTGTGGCCGACAGCCGCCAGCATTATGCAGGCTTCATCTTTGATGCGCTGGCGGCCAATATCACCATCGGGGATGAGGTCCGCGAGCTGCGCGCGCGCGAATTGCGCCTGCTGGAAATCCTGCTGTCGCGGCCCGGCCAGGCCTATTCCAAAGCCCATCTGATCGACCGGCTGTTTTCCTTTGACGAGGAAATCAGCGACAATGCGATCGAGGTCTATGTCGGCCGGTTGCGACGCAAGCTGGAAGGTTCGGGCGCGCGTCTGGAGACGCTGCGCGGGGTTGGCTATCGGCTGATCCCGGAATGA
- a CDS encoding Bug family tripartite tricarboxylate transporter substrate binding protein, whose amino-acid sequence MKNWTRVAIAALMTSVAAPAIAEECIAPANPGGGWDFTCRQIGRIMTELGIVPNLVQVTNLAGAGGGVAFTQVVSSRNEDPDVFVAASSATTTRLAQNAFAGATADQVRWVGTIGGDPGVIVVAKDSPFQNLGDLVEAVKADPSKVAFAGGSAVGGFDHLKVLMMLDKAGFDEARKVKYIGLDGGADAITQTVGGFAQAMTGDLSEITGFIKSGDVRQIAVLSEERISGFEDVPTAKEQGVDIVAMNWRGIYVPKGISDERYDEWVETLKKVGASDEWQQVMSENGLASYDVFGAEFEQFVADNIAQIQEVSKEIGLLK is encoded by the coding sequence ATGAAGAACTGGACCCGCGTGGCGATTGCCGCGCTGATGACAAGTGTTGCCGCACCTGCAATTGCCGAAGAATGCATTGCGCCGGCCAATCCCGGCGGCGGCTGGGACTTTACCTGCCGTCAGATCGGGCGGATCATGACCGAGCTGGGGATCGTGCCCAATCTGGTGCAGGTGACCAATCTTGCCGGTGCCGGTGGCGGCGTGGCCTTCACGCAGGTCGTCAGCAGCCGCAACGAGGACCCCGATGTCTTTGTCGCCGCCAGTTCGGCCACGACCACCCGTCTGGCGCAGAATGCCTTTGCCGGTGCGACCGCAGATCAGGTACGCTGGGTGGGCACGATTGGCGGCGATCCCGGGGTGATTGTCGTGGCCAAGGACAGCCCGTTCCAGAATCTGGGCGATCTGGTCGAGGCCGTGAAGGCCGATCCGTCGAAAGTGGCCTTTGCCGGTGGTTCCGCCGTGGGCGGTTTCGATCACCTGAAGGTCCTGATGATGCTGGACAAGGCCGGTTTTGACGAGGCCCGCAAGGTCAAATATATCGGTCTTGACGGTGGCGCGGATGCCATCACCCAGACGGTTGGCGGCTTTGCGCAGGCCATGACCGGCGATCTGTCCGAGATCACGGGCTTCATCAAATCCGGCGATGTGCGCCAGATCGCGGTGCTGTCCGAGGAACGCATCTCGGGCTTTGAGGATGTCCCGACCGCCAAGGAGCAGGGCGTGGATATCGTCGCAATGAACTGGCGCGGGATCTATGTGCCCAAGGGCATCAGCGATGAACGCTATGACGAATGGGTCGAGACCCTGAAAAAGGTCGGTGCCAGCGACGAATGGCAACAGGTCATGTCCGAAAACGGACTGGCATCCTATGATGTGTTCGGCGCTGAATTCGAGCAATTCGTGGCCGACAATATCGCCCAGATTCAAGAGGTCTCGAAAGAGATCGGGTTGCTGAAATGA
- a CDS encoding tripartite tricarboxylate transporter TctB family protein, whose protein sequence is MIRGDRIFGTVMIVIALGYILSAYGIETSFMSDPVGPRVFPYLIALVMIVCSLVMVLRPDPEADWPAAPMLLQLGIAFAVLVAYAYAITPLGFILPTAIASGVLCWQIAGKPLRAAITGAGLGVGLWVLFRLILGLGLRGLPAGWGF, encoded by the coding sequence ATGATCCGCGGCGACCGTATCTTCGGGACGGTCATGATTGTCATAGCGCTGGGGTATATCCTCAGCGCATATGGCATCGAGACCAGCTTCATGTCCGACCCGGTCGGCCCGCGTGTCTTTCCCTATCTGATTGCGCTCGTGATGATCGTCTGCTCGCTTGTCATGGTGCTGCGCCCCGATCCCGAGGCCGACTGGCCCGCCGCGCCGATGCTGCTTCAGCTTGGGATCGCCTTTGCGGTGCTGGTCGCCTATGCCTATGCGATCACGCCCCTGGGCTTCATCCTGCCCACCGCCATCGCTTCGGGCGTGCTGTGTTGGCAGATCGCGGGCAAGCCGCTTCGTGCCGCGATTACCGGCGCCGGACTGGGTGTCGGGCTGTGGGTGTTGTTCCGTCTGATCCTGGGGCTTGGCCTGCGCGGCCTGCCTGCCGGCTGGGGGTTCTGA